A portion of the Bubalus kerabau isolate K-KA32 ecotype Philippines breed swamp buffalo chromosome 1, PCC_UOA_SB_1v2, whole genome shotgun sequence genome contains these proteins:
- the LOC129628176 gene encoding RING finger protein unkempt homolog, with protein MEVMSVYRLQVPPAGAECELALEQRDALEVQVKKLQEELERLHSGPDPQALPTFPSLEALSLSTLHSLQKQLRALLEQVDKAVFHMQLVKCLKCHEQNPAVLLCQQAVLCKLCAEGSECPICQPGQAHFLQSRRSGRAAVRRYPSSKQRSSGYALLEQP; from the exons GTGCCTCCGGCAGGCGCAGAGTGTGAGCTGGCCCTGGAGCAGCGGGATGCCCTGGAGGTGCAGGTGAAGAAGCTGCAGGAGGAGCTGGAGCGGCTGCACTCGGGCCCTGACCCACAGGCTCTGCCCACCTTCCCCAGCCTGGAAGCCCTCTCACTCTCCACCCTCCACTCTCTCCAGAAGCAGCTGCGGGCGCTCCTGGAGCAAGTGGACAAG GCTGTATTCCACATGCAGCTGGTGAAATGCCTTAAGTGTCATGAGCAAAACCCAGCAGTGCTTCTGTGCCAACAGGCCGTGCTGTGTAAGCTCTGTGCTGAGGGCAGTGAGTGCCCCATCTGCCAGCCGGGCCAGGCCCATTTCCTCCAGTCacgaaggtcaggaagggcggcggtgaggagatacccctcgtccaagcaAAGGAGCAGCGGctacgctttgctggagcagccatga